A window from Variovorax sp. PBL-E5 encodes these proteins:
- a CDS encoding YbfB/YjiJ family MFS transporter: MTTTAATLTPAHALRLALALSLGAAVSLGITRFSFALLLPPMRADLGWSYTLAGGMNTANAAGYLLGALMTPALLRRFGPVRLLVGGAVWASLFMAASGFFISAPALLLQRLLAGLASAWVFVAGGLLATRLGAMQPGRMGLLLGLYYGGTGFGIMLSALLVPPVLQAAVRHDHGWAWAWWTLALASGAATAVLWAATRAMHGGAFAASAASGPHGVHARVGRLGWALAAYALFGAGYIGYMTFVIALLREQGARAGEITMFYALLGVACIASSRLWAGLLDRYRGGGPQAVLNALLGIATLLPVLSHAWPWTLVSGLLFGAVFLSVVASTTALVRHNLPPTQWATGISAFTIVFAFGQIVGPTVTGWISDGAGGLARGLVASAVTLWMGAALASRQRPLPR, from the coding sequence ATGACGACGACTGCCGCCACGCTCACGCCTGCGCATGCGCTTCGGCTCGCACTCGCGTTGTCGCTGGGCGCGGCCGTGTCGCTGGGCATCACGCGCTTTTCCTTTGCGTTGCTGCTGCCGCCGATGCGTGCGGACCTGGGCTGGAGCTACACGCTGGCGGGCGGCATGAACACGGCGAACGCCGCCGGCTATCTGCTCGGCGCGCTGATGACACCGGCCCTGCTGCGGCGCTTCGGCCCGGTCCGTCTGCTGGTCGGCGGCGCCGTGTGGGCCAGTCTTTTCATGGCGGCGAGCGGCTTTTTCATTTCGGCGCCGGCATTGCTGCTGCAGCGGCTGCTGGCGGGTCTGGCGAGCGCATGGGTCTTTGTCGCGGGCGGCCTGCTGGCGACGCGGCTCGGTGCGATGCAGCCTGGGCGCATGGGGCTTCTGTTGGGGCTGTACTACGGCGGCACGGGCTTCGGCATCATGTTGTCGGCGCTGCTGGTGCCACCGGTGCTGCAGGCGGCGGTGCGGCATGACCACGGCTGGGCCTGGGCCTGGTGGACGCTCGCGCTCGCGAGCGGCGCTGCGACGGCGGTGCTGTGGGCGGCCACGCGGGCCATGCACGGCGGGGCGTTCGCAGCGTCTGCTGCATCCGGGCCCCATGGGGTGCACGCGCGCGTCGGGCGGCTCGGTTGGGCGTTGGCGGCCTATGCGTTGTTCGGCGCCGGCTACATCGGCTACATGACTTTCGTGATCGCCCTGCTGCGCGAGCAGGGCGCCCGCGCGGGCGAGATCACGATGTTCTATGCCTTGCTGGGCGTCGCGTGCATTGCGTCGTCACGGCTATGGGCCGGCCTGCTGGACCGCTATCGCGGTGGCGGCCCGCAGGCCGTACTCAACGCCCTTCTGGGCATCGCCACGCTGCTGCCGGTGCTGAGCCATGCGTGGCCCTGGACCCTGGTTTCCGGGCTCTTGTTCGGTGCGGTGTTTCTGTCGGTGGTCGCCTCGACCACGGCGCTCGTGCGCCACAACCTGCCGCCGACCCAATGGGCGACCGGCATCAGCGCCTTTACGATCGTCTTCGCTTTCGGGCAGATCGTCGGGCCGACGGTGACCGGCTGGATCTCCGATGGCGCCGGCGGCCTCGCGCGCGGGCTCGTGGCGTCGGCGGTCACGCTGTGGATGGGGGCCGCGCTTGCATCGCGACAGCGGCCACTGCCGCGATGA
- the gstA gene encoding glutathione transferase GstA has protein sequence MKLYYSPGACSLSPHIALREAGLAFEPVLASTKSHKLQDGTDYYGINPLGYVPMLELDDGTRLREGPAIVQYIADLAPTKNLAPANGTLSRYRLQEWLTFIGTEIHKGFSPMFNPNMPEEAKTIAKNKLKARYGWLNSELEGKDYLMGEHFTVADGYLFTVTNWAKPTGFDLSPYPNVQSWHARVGARPAVQEALKAEAPSK, from the coding sequence ATGAAGCTGTACTACTCGCCGGGCGCCTGCTCGCTGTCCCCTCACATCGCGCTGCGCGAAGCCGGACTTGCCTTCGAACCCGTGCTCGCCAGCACCAAGAGCCACAAGCTGCAAGACGGCACCGACTACTACGGCATCAACCCCCTCGGCTATGTGCCGATGCTCGAGCTCGACGACGGCACGCGGCTGCGCGAAGGGCCGGCCATCGTCCAGTACATCGCCGACCTCGCGCCCACCAAGAATCTGGCTCCCGCCAATGGCACGCTGTCGCGCTACCGGCTGCAGGAATGGCTGACCTTCATCGGCACCGAGATCCACAAGGGCTTCTCGCCGATGTTCAACCCCAACATGCCCGAAGAAGCCAAGACCATCGCGAAGAACAAGCTCAAGGCGCGCTACGGATGGTTGAACAGTGAGCTCGAGGGCAAGGACTACCTGATGGGCGAGCACTTCACCGTCGCCGACGGCTATCTCTTCACCGTCACCAACTGGGCCAAGCCCACCGGCTTCGACCTATCGCCCTATCCCAACGTGCAGTCCTGGCATGCGCGCGTCGGCGCGCGTCCTGCCGTGCAGGAAGCACTGAAGGCGGAAGCACCGAGCAAGTAG
- a CDS encoding DUF1328 family protein codes for MLKYAIVFAVISLVAGALGFGGVAAGAAGIAKVLFGLFLILAVVFLVLAALGVGAVKKALD; via the coding sequence ATGTTGAAGTACGCGATCGTATTCGCCGTCATCTCGCTGGTGGCCGGTGCGCTGGGCTTCGGCGGTGTGGCGGCAGGCGCGGCTGGCATCGCGAAGGTTCTGTTCGGGCTGTTCCTGATCCTGGCCGTCGTGTTCCTGGTGCTTGCGGCGCTGGGCGTTGGCGCCGTGAAGAAGGCGTTGGACTGA
- the mnmG gene encoding tRNA uridine-5-carboxymethylaminomethyl(34) synthesis enzyme MnmG yields MLYPEEFDVIVVGGGHAGTEAALAAARMGVRTLLLTHNIETLGQMSCNPSIGGIGKGHLVREIDALGGAMALATDEAGIQFRILNSSKGPAVRATRAQADRVLYKAAIRHRLENQPNLWLFQQAVDDLMIEGDRVVGAITQVGIGFRARTVVLTAGTFLDGRIHVGLDNYRAGRAGDPPAISLSARLKELKLPQGRLKTGTPPRLDGRSIDFSKCTEQPGDGMPGGADAMPVFSFMGRAEMHPRQMACWITHTNSRTHEIIRSGFDRSPMFTGKIDGIGPRYCPSVEDKINRFADKESHQIFLEPEGLSTNEYYPNGISTSLPFDVQYRLVRSMAGLENAHILRPGYAIEYDYFDPRELKSSFETRAIQGLFFAGQINGTTGYEEAAGQGLFAGVNAALQCRAEAPWLPRRDEAYLGVLVDDLITKGVTEPYRMFTSRAEFRLQLREDNADMRLTEAGRKLGLVDDARWDAFSRKRDLVSRETQRLASIWVNPRNLPASESERVLGKAIEHEYSLGDLLRRPSVSYDALMSLDDGKYAGAEMLGEAEIEQIEIAAKYSGYIDRQHDEVERAAHFENLRLPLDLDYHQVAALSFEVRQKLAKHRPDTLGMASRISGVTPAAISLLMVHLRKGGYRAFTLRPGVEAAEPQIAE; encoded by the coding sequence ATGCTGTATCCCGAAGAATTTGATGTGATCGTCGTTGGCGGCGGCCATGCCGGCACCGAGGCTGCGTTGGCGGCCGCACGCATGGGCGTGCGCACCTTGCTGTTGACCCACAATATCGAGACGCTGGGACAGATGAGCTGCAACCCGTCGATCGGCGGCATCGGCAAGGGACATCTGGTCAGGGAAATCGATGCGCTGGGCGGCGCCATGGCCCTCGCGACCGATGAGGCGGGGATCCAGTTTCGAATTCTCAATTCGAGCAAGGGCCCGGCCGTTCGGGCGACGCGTGCGCAGGCAGATCGCGTGCTCTACAAGGCAGCGATCCGCCACCGGCTGGAAAACCAACCGAATCTATGGCTGTTTCAGCAAGCGGTCGACGACCTGATGATTGAGGGCGACCGTGTGGTGGGCGCCATCACGCAAGTGGGTATTGGCTTTCGCGCGCGGACCGTGGTGTTGACGGCCGGCACCTTTCTCGACGGTCGCATCCATGTGGGTCTGGATAACTATCGGGCTGGCCGCGCCGGTGATCCGCCCGCCATCAGCTTGTCGGCACGCCTCAAGGAACTGAAGCTGCCGCAAGGGCGGCTCAAGACGGGAACGCCGCCGCGACTCGATGGCAGGAGCATCGATTTTTCGAAGTGCACCGAGCAACCCGGCGACGGCATGCCGGGCGGTGCAGATGCGATGCCAGTCTTCAGCTTCATGGGCCGCGCCGAGATGCATCCACGGCAAATGGCGTGCTGGATCACCCACACGAACAGCCGCACCCACGAAATCATTCGCTCCGGCTTCGATCGCAGCCCGATGTTCACCGGCAAGATCGACGGGATCGGGCCACGCTATTGTCCGAGCGTGGAAGACAAGATCAACCGCTTTGCGGACAAGGAAAGCCATCAGATTTTTCTGGAGCCCGAGGGCCTGTCGACCAACGAGTACTACCCGAACGGCATTTCGACGAGCCTGCCTTTCGACGTTCAATATCGGCTGGTCCGTTCGATGGCGGGGCTGGAGAACGCCCACATTCTCCGGCCCGGCTATGCGATCGAATACGACTACTTCGATCCGCGAGAACTCAAGAGCAGCTTCGAGACACGGGCGATTCAAGGACTTTTCTTTGCTGGCCAAATCAACGGGACGACTGGCTACGAAGAAGCGGCCGGCCAAGGGCTCTTTGCTGGCGTCAATGCCGCATTGCAATGCCGAGCGGAAGCCCCGTGGCTGCCTCGTCGCGACGAGGCCTACCTCGGCGTCCTGGTGGATGACCTGATTACCAAAGGGGTCACTGAGCCATATCGCATGTTCACCAGCCGGGCCGAGTTCCGGCTTCAGCTGCGCGAAGACAATGCCGACATGCGTCTCACAGAGGCGGGGCGCAAGCTGGGCTTGGTCGACGATGCGCGCTGGGATGCGTTTTCGCGCAAACGCGATCTTGTTTCACGTGAAACACAGCGGCTGGCGTCGATATGGGTCAATCCTCGCAATCTGCCGGCGAGCGAGTCCGAGCGCGTGCTCGGCAAGGCCATCGAGCATGAATACAGCCTGGGTGATCTATTGCGCAGGCCCAGTGTGAGTTACGACGCCTTGATGTCGCTCGATGATGGCAAATACGCGGGCGCCGAGATGCTGGGCGAGGCTGAGATCGAGCAGATCGAAATCGCGGCAAAGTATTCGGGCTACATCGATCGTCAGCACGATGAAGTGGAGCGGGCAGCGCATTTCGAGAATCTCAGGCTGCCCTTGGATCTGGACTACCACCAGGTTGCGGCACTGAGTTTCGAAGTGAGACAGAAGCTTGCGAAGCACCGCCCGGACACATTGGGCATGGCCTCTCGCATTTCGGGGGTGACGCCGGCGGCGATTTCCCTGCTCATGGTCCATCTCCGGAAGGGCGGATACCGTGCCTTCACGCTGCGGCCTGGAGTGGAGGCGGCTGAGCCTCAGATTGCGGAATGA
- the rsmG gene encoding 16S rRNA (guanine(527)-N(7))-methyltransferase RsmG, with protein sequence MSQDRLLRGGASALGIELTDRQCEQLLAYGILILKWNKVYNLTALKDPATVLTHHLLDSLAVVAPLRRERPSDATLLDVGAGAGLPGVVIAILRSDIHVTCLDAVAKKAAFVQQVAAELELANLRGLHARVEVLSGNYDIVSSRAFASLPDFFRQSRQLLAKEGVWLAMKGRVPSDELAQLPPDIDVFHVEQLNVPRLDAERCIVWARKRLS encoded by the coding sequence ATGAGCCAGGATCGCCTGCTGCGCGGAGGCGCTTCCGCGCTCGGCATCGAATTGACGGATCGCCAATGCGAGCAACTGCTGGCCTACGGCATTCTGATTCTCAAATGGAACAAGGTCTACAACCTGACTGCGTTGAAAGACCCGGCCACCGTGCTGACCCATCACTTGCTCGACAGCTTGGCGGTGGTGGCGCCTCTTCGTCGTGAGCGGCCGAGTGACGCGACACTGCTGGATGTTGGTGCAGGGGCCGGCTTGCCAGGCGTCGTCATCGCCATCCTGAGGAGCGATATTCATGTCACCTGCCTGGACGCTGTGGCGAAGAAGGCGGCATTTGTGCAGCAAGTGGCCGCTGAGTTGGAGCTCGCCAATCTCCGCGGATTGCACGCGCGCGTCGAGGTATTGAGTGGTAATTACGACATAGTCAGTTCGCGCGCCTTCGCGTCGCTGCCGGACTTCTTTCGCCAGTCCCGGCAGCTGTTGGCCAAAGAAGGCGTCTGGCTTGCCATGAAGGGGAGGGTGCCGAGCGACGAGCTTGCGCAGTTGCCTCCCGATATCGATGTGTTTCACGTGGAACAACTGAATGTTCCCAGGCTGGACGCCGAGAGATGCATCGTCTGGGCACGAAAACGCCTCTCTTGA
- a CDS encoding LysE family transporter: MFGIADYGAFVAAILLFLAIPGPGNLALITSTGKGGIRAGLAATMGVIAGDQVLMWAAVAGVAALLAAYPTAFKAVQWLGAAYLAWLGFKMLAAKPGAAPILNIRPGHYLRLALMITLMNPKAIVFYMAFFPLFVDPVRHQGLTTFAVMALTIAALTFVYGLSATLLTHFLAERLRANPRISRTFEKLAGVFLIAFGVKLAVSR; the protein is encoded by the coding sequence ATGTTCGGTATCGCTGACTACGGCGCATTTGTCGCGGCCATCCTTCTCTTTCTTGCGATCCCCGGCCCAGGGAATCTGGCGCTGATCACTTCGACGGGGAAAGGCGGAATTCGAGCGGGCCTGGCTGCTACGATGGGCGTGATTGCCGGTGACCAGGTCTTGATGTGGGCGGCCGTGGCTGGTGTCGCGGCCTTGCTGGCCGCCTATCCGACGGCCTTCAAGGCCGTTCAGTGGCTTGGCGCGGCCTATCTGGCATGGCTGGGGTTCAAGATGCTGGCGGCCAAGCCGGGTGCCGCTCCGATCCTCAATATTCGCCCAGGCCACTACCTGCGGCTGGCGCTGATGATCACCCTGATGAATCCCAAGGCCATCGTCTTCTATATGGCATTCTTCCCGCTGTTCGTGGATCCGGTTCGCCATCAAGGGCTCACCACCTTCGCCGTGATGGCCCTCACCATCGCCGCGCTCACCTTCGTCTACGGTCTTTCGGCCACGCTGCTCACGCATTTTCTGGCCGAGCGTTTGCGGGCCAATCCGCGCATTTCGCGCACCTTCGAAAAACTGGCAGGCGTCTTTCTGATCGCCTTCGGTGTCAAGCTGGCCGTCTCTCGATGA
- a CDS encoding ParA family protein, whose protein sequence is MAKIFCIANQKGGVGKTTTTVNLAAGLAKVDQRVLMIDLDPQGNATMGSGVDKRKLETTVYDVLLESASVAEARVKADRCGYDVLGANRELAGAEVEMVALDRREKRLRTALAAVGAEYDFILIDCPPSLSLLTLNGLCAAHGVIVPMQCEYFALEGLTDLVNTIKQVHANLNKNLQIIGLLRVMFDPRVTLQQQVSEQLKAHFGDKVFDTVIPRNVRLAEAPSYGLPGVVFDPAAKGSLAFVAFAEELVKKMPPASAFAPIPPAAPPVAAASPVNVPPAAVQDADGI, encoded by the coding sequence ATGGCCAAGATCTTTTGTATTGCCAATCAGAAGGGCGGCGTCGGCAAGACGACCACCACGGTCAATCTGGCCGCCGGTTTGGCCAAGGTGGATCAGCGTGTGTTGATGATCGATCTCGATCCTCAAGGCAATGCGACCATGGGCTCAGGCGTCGACAAGCGCAAACTGGAAACCACGGTCTACGACGTGCTACTGGAGTCGGCTTCGGTTGCCGAAGCGCGGGTCAAGGCCGACAGGTGCGGCTACGACGTGTTGGGCGCGAACCGCGAACTTGCGGGTGCCGAGGTCGAAATGGTGGCGCTGGACAGGCGCGAAAAGCGGCTGCGCACGGCGCTGGCAGCCGTCGGAGCCGAGTACGACTTCATTCTGATCGACTGCCCGCCGAGCTTGAGCCTGCTCACGCTCAACGGGTTGTGCGCAGCGCATGGCGTGATCGTTCCGATGCAATGCGAGTATTTCGCGCTCGAAGGCCTGACAGACCTGGTCAACACCATCAAGCAGGTGCACGCCAACCTCAACAAGAATCTGCAGATCATCGGGCTGCTGCGCGTCATGTTCGATCCGCGTGTCACGCTTCAACAACAGGTCAGCGAGCAGCTCAAGGCGCACTTCGGCGACAAGGTCTTCGATACCGTGATCCCGCGCAATGTGCGGTTGGCCGAGGCACCGAGCTACGGCCTTCCGGGCGTGGTCTTCGACCCTGCCGCCAAGGGCAGCCTGGCATTCGTCGCCTTCGCGGAGGAGTTGGTCAAGAAAATGCCACCAGCCAGCGCCTTCGCACCCATCCCGCCCGCTGCACCTCCGGTCGCGGCAGCCAGCCCTGTCAACGTGCCGCCGGCGGCCGTTCAAGATGCCGACGGGATCTGA
- a CDS encoding RBBP9/YdeN family alpha/beta hydrolase has translation MAVSKILLLPGWQNSNPAHWQSRWELIHGDHRVDQHDWMRPLRGDWSARLEEEVLAAPAPVVLVAHSLGCILVAAWAAHSRNTHKVRAALLVAPGDLEREDIRQMIPGWAPIVWQALPFPSLLVAARNDPYCEAERSREMARAWGADYIDAGLRGHLNGESGLGDWPEGRKLLNDLLKEN, from the coding sequence ATGGCTGTCTCGAAAATCCTCCTCCTGCCCGGCTGGCAGAACAGCAATCCTGCGCACTGGCAAAGCCGCTGGGAGTTGATCCATGGCGATCATCGCGTCGATCAGCACGATTGGATGCGGCCCTTGCGCGGCGACTGGTCGGCGCGCCTCGAGGAAGAAGTGCTGGCCGCGCCCGCGCCTGTGGTGCTCGTCGCGCACAGCCTCGGGTGCATCCTCGTTGCCGCCTGGGCTGCTCATTCGCGCAACACGCACAAGGTGCGCGCCGCGCTGCTGGTCGCGCCGGGCGATCTGGAACGCGAGGACATTCGACAGATGATCCCCGGCTGGGCACCGATCGTGTGGCAAGCCCTCCCATTTCCCTCGTTGCTGGTCGCAGCACGCAACGACCCGTACTGCGAAGCCGAACGTTCTCGCGAGATGGCGCGCGCTTGGGGTGCGGACTACATCGATGCGGGTTTGCGCGGCCACCTCAACGGCGAATCCGGCCTCGGCGACTGGCCCGAGGGGCGAAAGCTGCTGAACGACCTACTGAAAGAAAATTGA
- a CDS encoding ParB/RepB/Spo0J family partition protein has product MATKKPKGLGRGLEALLGPTFNGPDAADAGDTAPPNPTTLNLDQMVPGVYQPRTRMDEGALYELAESIKAQGIMQPILVRRLDPEMARTKNAEFEIIAGERRFRAAGLAGLDSVPVLVRDVPNEAAAAMSLIENIQREDLNPLEEAQGLQRLVAEFGLTHETAAQAVGRSRSAASNLLRLLNLAEPAQAMLMAGDIDMGHARALLSLDKGTQITAANQIAAKKLSVREAEALVKKLAAEFSLKPSPRRSAGAKSRDLERVEEELADLLAAEVEVRIKKRHKRGGKVEESGELAIHFGSLDALNGLIERIRQTA; this is encoded by the coding sequence ATGGCCACCAAAAAACCCAAGGGCCTCGGCCGCGGACTCGAAGCCCTGCTCGGGCCCACCTTCAACGGGCCGGACGCCGCGGACGCCGGCGATACCGCGCCTCCGAATCCCACCACGTTGAATCTCGACCAGATGGTGCCAGGCGTGTATCAGCCGCGAACCCGCATGGACGAGGGTGCGCTCTACGAACTGGCGGAGAGCATCAAGGCGCAGGGGATCATGCAGCCCATTCTGGTTCGGCGTCTCGATCCCGAGATGGCGCGGACCAAGAACGCCGAATTCGAAATCATCGCCGGCGAACGCCGCTTCCGCGCAGCTGGCCTGGCCGGCCTCGACAGCGTACCTGTGCTGGTGCGCGATGTGCCCAACGAGGCGGCCGCGGCCATGTCGCTGATCGAGAATATCCAGCGCGAGGATCTGAATCCGCTGGAAGAAGCTCAGGGCTTGCAACGTCTTGTAGCTGAGTTTGGGCTCACTCATGAAACCGCGGCCCAGGCCGTGGGCCGCTCGCGCAGCGCGGCCAGCAATCTGCTGCGCCTGTTGAACCTCGCCGAACCGGCGCAGGCCATGCTAATGGCTGGCGACATCGACATGGGGCATGCCCGTGCCTTGTTGTCGCTGGACAAGGGCACCCAGATCACTGCCGCCAACCAGATTGCGGCCAAGAAACTGTCGGTGCGCGAGGCCGAGGCGCTGGTGAAGAAACTGGCCGCCGAGTTCAGTCTCAAGCCCTCGCCGCGCCGCAGTGCCGGTGCGAAGTCACGCGACCTCGAACGGGTCGAGGAAGAACTGGCCGATCTGCTGGCAGCCGAAGTCGAGGTTCGAATCAAGAAGCGCCACAAGCGCGGCGGCAAGGTCGAGGAAAGCGGCGAGCTCGCGATTCATTTCGGCTCGCTCGATGCCCTCAATGGGCTGATCGAGCGCATCCGCCAAACGGCCTAG
- a CDS encoding CsgG/HfaB family protein has product MRLATLPLATIAAATLLLTGCETTDMQMGSQSAKTVATGSAAGTASTNASGALERCASPLGTVSLIENQSAGWYTILRNEYKLPPTANLLRLLVQQSNCFVVVERSAAGMNAMSRERQLSQSGEMRQGSNFGAGQMVASDYGLSPEIVFSNQNAGGVGGSLGGLVGGRYGGVLAAVGGNMQTKEASALLTLIDNRSGVQVAASEGSASKTDFGAFGSIFGGSGAGGLGGYTNTAQGKVISAAFMDAFNQMVVSLRNYKAQTVQGQGLGGGGRLGVDGGAAPSQTSAPAPARRKKQ; this is encoded by the coding sequence ATGCGCCTCGCCACACTTCCGCTCGCAACGATTGCGGCGGCGACCCTACTCTTGACCGGCTGCGAAACCACCGACATGCAGATGGGCAGCCAGAGCGCGAAGACGGTGGCCACCGGCAGCGCGGCCGGCACGGCTTCCACCAACGCCAGCGGCGCACTCGAACGATGCGCTTCCCCGCTGGGCACGGTGTCTCTGATCGAGAACCAGTCCGCCGGCTGGTACACCATCCTGCGCAACGAATACAAGCTGCCGCCGACCGCCAACCTGCTGCGCCTCCTGGTGCAGCAATCGAACTGCTTCGTCGTGGTCGAACGCAGCGCGGCGGGCATGAACGCCATGTCGCGCGAGCGCCAGCTCTCGCAGTCGGGCGAAATGCGCCAGGGCAGCAATTTCGGCGCCGGCCAGATGGTCGCCTCCGACTACGGCCTGTCGCCTGAAATCGTGTTCAGCAACCAGAACGCGGGCGGCGTGGGCGGCTCCCTCGGTGGCTTGGTAGGCGGCCGCTACGGCGGTGTGCTTGCCGCGGTCGGCGGCAACATGCAGACCAAGGAGGCCAGTGCCCTCCTGACGCTCATCGACAACCGCTCGGGCGTACAGGTCGCCGCCTCCGAAGGCAGCGCTTCCAAGACCGATTTCGGCGCCTTCGGCTCGATCTTCGGCGGCAGCGGAGCCGGCGGGCTTGGCGGCTACACCAACACGGCGCAGGGCAAGGTGATCAGCGCCGCCTTCATGGACGCCTTCAACCAGATGGTCGTTTCGCTGCGCAACTACAAGGCGCAAACGGTCCAGGGCCAAGGCCTCGGCGGCGGCGGTCGCTTGGGTGTCGATGGCGGCGCGGCGCCTTCGCAGACTTCGGCACCCGCACCGGCACGCCGCAAGAAGCAGTGA
- a CDS encoding FAD-binding oxidoreductase, which produces MNAPTALTHLTPEIALRDVPEAFIDTLKAHFKDRCSTAMAVRTQHGRDESSFDAPPPSAVVFAESTQDVADAVKLASGCGVPVIAFGVGSSLEGHLLAVQGGISIDVSRMNRVLSVNADDLTVTVQPGVTRKQLNEEIKSTGLFFPIDPGADASIGGMTATRASGTNAVRYGTMRENVLALEVVTASGEVIRTGTRAKKSSAGYDLTRLFVGSEGTLGVVTEITLRIYPLPEAVSAAICSFPSIEAAVRTTIEIIQLGVPIARVELIDVNTVRMVNAYAKLGLREEPMLLMEFHGSPAGVKEQAETVQELASGHGGKAFEWASTPEERTRLWTARHNSYFAAVQSRPGCRVISTDTCVPISRLADCLLESVAEADASGIPYFLVGHVGDGNFHFGYLLDPNAPEERVTAEKLNHALVSRALALEGTCTGEHGVGLHKMDFLVTEAGAGAVDMMRTIKRALDPKNIMNPGKIFSL; this is translated from the coding sequence ATGAACGCCCCCACCGCCTTGACCCATCTCACGCCCGAGATCGCATTGCGCGACGTGCCCGAAGCCTTCATCGACACGCTCAAGGCGCATTTCAAGGACCGCTGCTCGACCGCCATGGCAGTGCGCACGCAGCATGGGCGCGACGAATCGTCCTTCGATGCGCCGCCCCCCTCGGCGGTGGTTTTCGCCGAGAGCACGCAGGACGTGGCGGATGCAGTGAAGCTCGCGAGCGGGTGCGGCGTGCCAGTGATCGCGTTCGGCGTCGGCTCTTCGCTCGAAGGGCATCTGCTCGCGGTGCAAGGCGGGATCAGCATCGACGTGAGCCGCATGAACCGCGTACTCTCGGTCAATGCCGACGATCTCACGGTGACGGTGCAGCCCGGCGTCACGCGCAAGCAGCTGAACGAGGAGATCAAGAGCACCGGCCTCTTCTTCCCGATCGATCCCGGTGCTGACGCCTCGATCGGCGGCATGACCGCCACCCGCGCCAGCGGCACGAACGCAGTGCGCTACGGCACGATGCGCGAGAACGTGCTGGCGCTCGAGGTGGTGACGGCGAGTGGCGAAGTCATTCGCACCGGCACGCGGGCCAAGAAGTCATCGGCCGGCTACGACCTGACGCGGCTGTTCGTCGGCAGTGAAGGCACGCTCGGCGTGGTCACCGAAATCACCTTGCGCATCTATCCGCTGCCCGAGGCGGTGTCGGCGGCGATCTGTTCGTTCCCGAGCATCGAGGCGGCCGTGCGCACCACCATCGAGATCATCCAGCTCGGTGTGCCGATCGCGCGCGTAGAGCTGATCGACGTGAACACGGTGCGCATGGTGAACGCCTATGCCAAGCTCGGCTTGCGCGAGGAGCCGATGCTGCTGATGGAGTTTCACGGCTCGCCCGCGGGCGTCAAGGAGCAGGCCGAGACAGTGCAGGAGCTGGCGAGCGGTCACGGCGGCAAGGCCTTCGAATGGGCCAGCACGCCCGAAGAACGGACGCGTCTGTGGACCGCGCGCCACAACAGCTACTTCGCGGCCGTTCAGTCGCGCCCGGGCTGCCGCGTGATCTCGACGGACACCTGCGTGCCGATTTCGCGGCTGGCCGATTGCCTGCTCGAATCGGTGGCCGAAGCCGATGCGAGCGGAATCCCCTACTTCCTGGTCGGCCATGTGGGTGACGGCAATTTCCACTTCGGCTATCTGCTCGATCCGAACGCGCCCGAGGAGCGCGTGACCGCCGAGAAGCTGAATCACGCGCTGGTGTCGCGCGCGCTGGCACTCGAGGGCACGTGCACCGGCGAGCACGGCGTCGGCCTGCACAAGATGGATTTTCTGGTGACCGAGGCAGGTGCCGGTGCGGTCGACATGATGCGCACCATCAAGCGCGCGCTCGACCCCAAGAACATCATGAACCCGGGAAAAATATTCAGCCTGTAG
- a CDS encoding cob(I)yrinic acid a,c-diamide adenosyltransferase — protein MGNRLTQIATRTGDDGTTGLGDNTRVPKNHLRVQAMGDVDELNSNIGVLLCEPMPPTVRELLVDVQHQLFNLGGELSMPGFTLFKAEALLQLDNALAEHNAALPRLAEFILPAGTRAASLAHVCRTVARRAERAVVALGADEALNDALRQYLNRLSDLLFVLARVLNRVDGGDDVYWKSERMARAAADASHADLPSPPTQP, from the coding sequence ATGGGCAACCGCCTGACGCAGATCGCCACGCGCACCGGCGACGATGGCACCACTGGCCTCGGCGACAACACCCGCGTGCCGAAGAATCACCTGCGCGTGCAGGCCATGGGCGACGTGGACGAACTCAACTCGAACATCGGCGTGCTGCTGTGCGAGCCGATGCCGCCGACCGTTCGCGAACTGCTGGTCGACGTCCAGCACCAGCTCTTCAATCTTGGCGGAGAACTTTCGATGCCGGGCTTCACCTTGTTCAAGGCCGAGGCGCTGCTGCAGCTCGACAACGCACTGGCCGAGCACAACGCCGCGCTGCCGCGCCTGGCCGAATTCATCCTGCCGGCCGGCACGCGTGCCGCATCGCTCGCGCACGTATGCCGCACGGTGGCGCGGCGGGCCGAGCGCGCCGTCGTGGCACTGGGCGCGGATGAAGCGCTCAACGATGCACTGCGCCAGTACCTCAATCGCCTGAGCGATCTGCTGTTCGTGCTGGCGCGGGTGCTCAATCGCGTCGACGGCGGCGACGATGTCTACTGGAAGAGCGAGCGCATGGCGCGCGCGGCCGCCGACGCGTCGCATGCGGACCTGCCATCGCCGCCAACCCAACCCTGA